The Rhizobium sp. WSM4643 genome has a window encoding:
- a CDS encoding dimethylsulfoniopropionate lyase: MARVVGRPIKPGADLLLNDDEKPAYIRLHDIGRERRSRPLQEFLNDIGGLMLSAEAPAVASFVAGKVLQRLLKTGKVRPEGGPLPGAPEGLDDAIGHLAKSGQKYEAIASQFRSLADKLLWRRGRSGPFASLNFGDTHSHAVMVGPGGMEERADLRVGVIYMDRYTRFPDHVQTQPRAFILLSPGEIRLGDSEWFSAGVGTVFANDAGESFAIRCTARPLLAVWCQIERER; the protein is encoded by the coding sequence GTGGCGCGCGTCGTGGGACGTCCAATCAAACCTGGTGCCGACCTTCTTCTCAACGATGACGAGAAGCCGGCATACATCCGGCTGCACGACATCGGCAGAGAGAGGCGCTCTCGGCCGCTGCAGGAATTTCTCAATGACATCGGCGGCCTGATGCTGTCGGCGGAGGCTCCTGCCGTCGCCAGCTTCGTCGCGGGCAAGGTCCTCCAGAGGCTGCTCAAGACCGGCAAGGTGCGTCCGGAGGGCGGGCCTCTTCCCGGCGCGCCGGAAGGGCTGGATGACGCGATCGGCCATCTTGCAAAATCGGGACAGAAATACGAGGCGATCGCCAGCCAGTTCCGTAGTCTCGCCGACAAGCTGCTCTGGAGACGCGGCCGTTCCGGTCCGTTTGCAAGCCTTAATTTCGGCGATACGCATTCCCATGCAGTCATGGTCGGCCCCGGCGGCATGGAGGAGCGCGCCGATCTGAGGGTCGGCGTGATCTATATGGATCGCTATACAAGATTTCCCGATCATGTTCAGACGCAGCCCCGAGCCTTCATCCTGCTTTCGCCGGGTGAAATCCGCCTTGGCGATTCCGAGTGGTTCTCTGCTGGTGTCGGTACGGTCTTTGCGAACGACGCCGGCGAATCTTTCGCGATAAGATGCACAGCCCGGCCGCTGCTGGCGGTCTGGTGCCAGATTGAGCGGGAGAGGTGA
- a CDS encoding S-(hydroxymethyl)glutathione dehydrogenase/class III alcohol dehydrogenase, whose translation MDVRAAVATQAGKPLEVMTVQLEGPRAGEVLVEVKATGICHTDDFTLSGADPEGLFPAILGHEGAGIVVDVGPGVTSVKKGDHVIPLYTPECRECYSCLSRKTNLCTSIRSTQGQGVMPDGTSRFSIGKDKIHHYMGCSTFSNFTVLPEIALAKVNPDAPFDKICYIGCGVTTGIGAVINTAKVEIGATAIVFGLGGIGLNVLQGLKLAGADMIIGVDINPDRKAWGEKFGMTHFVNPKEVGDDIVPYLVNLTKRHGDLIGGADYTFDCTGNTKVMRQALEASHRGWGKSVIIGVAGAGQEISTRPFQLVTGRNWMGTAFGGARGRTDVPKIVDWYMQGKIQIDPMITHTMPLEDINKGFELMHKGESIRGVVVY comes from the coding sequence ATGGACGTTCGCGCCGCCGTGGCCACACAGGCCGGAAAACCGCTCGAAGTGATGACCGTGCAGCTCGAGGGCCCCCGGGCCGGCGAAGTGCTGGTCGAGGTCAAGGCGACGGGCATCTGCCACACCGACGATTTCACCCTGTCGGGCGCCGATCCCGAAGGCCTCTTCCCGGCCATTCTCGGCCATGAGGGCGCCGGCATCGTCGTCGATGTCGGCCCCGGCGTCACTTCGGTGAAGAAGGGCGACCACGTTATTCCGCTCTACACCCCGGAATGCCGCGAGTGCTATTCCTGCCTTTCCCGCAAGACCAATCTCTGCACCTCGATTCGATCAACCCAGGGCCAGGGCGTGATGCCGGACGGTACCTCGCGCTTCTCGATCGGCAAGGACAAGATCCATCACTATATGGGCTGCTCGACCTTTTCGAACTTCACCGTGCTGCCGGAGATCGCCCTTGCCAAGGTCAACCCGGACGCGCCGTTCGACAAGATCTGCTACATCGGCTGCGGCGTGACGACCGGCATCGGTGCGGTCATCAACACCGCCAAGGTCGAGATCGGCGCCACGGCGATCGTCTTCGGCCTCGGCGGCATCGGCCTCAACGTGCTTCAGGGTCTGAAGCTTGCTGGTGCCGACATGATCATCGGCGTCGATATCAACCCTGATCGCAAGGCCTGGGGCGAGAAGTTCGGCATGACCCACTTCGTCAATCCGAAGGAGGTCGGCGACGACATCGTGCCCTATCTCGTCAACCTGACCAAGCGCCACGGCGACCTGATCGGCGGCGCCGACTACACGTTCGACTGCACCGGCAACACCAAGGTGATGCGCCAGGCGCTGGAAGCCAGCCATCGCGGCTGGGGCAAGTCGGTTATCATCGGCGTGGCCGGCGCCGGCCAGGAAATCTCCACCCGTCCGTTCCAGCTGGTGACCGGCCGCAACTGGATGGGCACCGCTTTCGGCGGCGCGCGCGGCCGCACCGATGTGCCGAAGATTGTTGACTGGTATATGCAAGGCAAGATCCAGATCGATCCGATGATCACCCACACCATGCCGCTCGAAGACATCAACAAGGGCTTCGAGCTGATGCACAAGGGCGAAAGCATCCGCGGCGTGGTCGTGTACTGA